The Ipomoea triloba cultivar NCNSP0323 chromosome 14, ASM357664v1 region TTCCCTTCACTGTTTTGTAACTTATCAGTTTTCCTTGCAAatcaagtctttttttttttttttcctgaaaagCATCATCTTGTTTTTGCAGAGTTTCTATTTTATGGGAGCTGTATAAATTCTTCCATTTCAACGCTGGCGGCAAGGATTTGCAGAAACGGGTAATTAGTGTTTAAACGTTGTTGAAGTTGCATCAAGTGAGACAGCCATATTAAAGCTTCTCACTGTCAGTTTTTCATTATTGTGCTGAGTGATTCCCTGGTAGTTCAATAACTGAAACATAATACAGTAGCATTTATTCATGTGTACCAATAGGATATAACATTTTCCTGGTCAATGGCCATCAGATTAGCATTTATTCATGTTTCAATAGTTTGGAAGTCGTGTGTGCTTCTTTTGTGAACTATGTGATAAGTTGGGTATAAATGTTGTATGAGGTGGGATGATGTGTTTGAATAATTGGAAACCCTAATCATATTTCTTGGTAGGCTTAATTTCCCAATGTTACTATAAATATAGGATTTTCAATATACAGAGACACAAATAGAtaatttattgtaattttttttattataatatattttctctaatttttttttttttggttttgttttgtttttgttgttttgtttgtttgcttgtttttgtttgcttgtttttggtttttttttgtttttgtttttgttttttgttttttttttgttttttgttttttgtttttttgttttttttttttttttttttgttttttgttttttgttttttgttttttgttttgttttctctcACCTATTTTGTTTTCGGGTGGGGACTATTTTTCACCTGCCAAGTTTTTCAATCTTTTAATGTTTTAACAATATGCAAAACTAAAGGCATCCTAAATGCTTTCAtcgtactttttttttgggacaGAAATAACATTATgtgataatttattttcctaTATGATTTAATCTCATGTGGGTAAGGATTCTCATAGATCACAGTCATAGGagcatcactatatatatatatacacacacacacaccccacTCATAAATAGTACAAAATCTATCCTTAAAACAAATCTTACATATACTCAAATCTAAAAAAGTAAAAGCAAAATTTGAAATAGTCATACAAGGAATCAAAGTCAGTAAAGGTAATTTCAAAATGGCTCACCAAGGAAAACAAAGTAATAgattaacaaaaatattataggaaAATCACATCAATCTTAAAAAACCCCTATCATTTCAACTGATGAACAAAGAaatctaaaatatataattgctaAAAAAAATCTCAACCTATAAGTCAATATGTATTAGACGTGAAAGAGGTGAAACATAATACCTAATTCTATGCatttcacaaaataaaaaataacgaGTGAGAAAACAACCTCCATACCTATGTGTTTAAGTGCAAGTATAGAACTGAAAATAAATAGATCTTTACAACAAAATCCCAAGAATGAATCAACAAGCAAATTTTTGATTACTTGTATGGCTAAAATATCAAGGCGACGCATAGAGAACAACGAAAGGCAAGCCGAAAATAATCTCActgaaaatttatatatataataagatttaaaaaataaaaaataaaaaaacaaaagaaaacaactAAAGAACAAATCAAAGTCGTGAAAGATATTCTTGATACATCTCACCGAGAAATTGAAACAAAGttcaaagaaaacatcaatggggttaaataaataacaagTAAAAGTTCAATCTTAGAACTTACAAGActcatcataaaaaaaaattggaacaaGGTTGTCTCCAATTTTAAGATTGTGTGTAATTGCTGATGTGTTGAACACTGAATTTTAGTCAATGTTATATAGGAGAGAGGTGTTGAACACTGAATTTTAGTCAATGTTATATAGGAGAGAGATGTTGAACACTGAATTTTAGTCAATGTTATATAGGAGAGAGAGATAGCTCTGAATAACGTGAGCTCTTGCGTGGCATTTTCGTATATAGAAATTCTCAACGATCAGATTTTTTTTCATTGGAGAAATATTTTTGTCCataaatttttgaaaactttataaaatgtctaaaatttttaaggtgcgttactttaatgcttaaggtgcgtgatttgtatgcttaaagtGCATCAacattgaaacttaaggtgtcccattttaaaactttaggtgcgtggtttgtgtgcttaaggtgcatggtttgtgtattgaaggtgcaccattttaaaactttacgtgtgtgatttgtgttctttaggtgttttgtttgtgttcTTTACGTgagtgatttgtgtacttaaggtgcgtcattttaatgcttaaggtgcgtacaTAACTGTACAACCGCATGGGAAGacttatcataaaaaaaaattggaacaaGGTTGTCTCCAATTTTAAGATTGTGTGTAATTGATGATGTGTTGAACACTGAATTTTAGTCAATGTTATATAGGAGAGAGATAGCTCTGAATAACGTGAGCTCTTGCGTGGCATTTTCGCATATGGAAATTCTCAACAATAAGATTTTTTTGTTTGGAGAAATATTTTTGTCCataaatttttgaaaactttataaaatgtctaaaaattttaaggtgCGTTACTTTAATGCTTAAGGCGCGTGATttttatgcttaaggtgcgtcagcattgaaacttaaggtgtcccattttaaaactttaggtgcgtggtttgtgctcttaaggtgctttgtttgtgtgcttaaggtgcatggtttgtgtattgaaggtgcaccattttaaaactttacgtgcgtgatttgtgttctttaggtgttttgtttgtgttctttatgtGAGTGATTTGTAtaattaaggtgcgtcattttaatacttaaagTGCGTAACTATACAACCGCATGGGAAGActcatcataaaaaaaaaattggaacaaGGTTGTCTCCAATTTTAATATTGTGTGTAATTGCTGATGTGTTGGACACTGAATTTTAGTCAATGTTATATTGGAGAGAGAGATAGCTCTATATAATGTCAGCTCTTGCGTGGCATTTTCGTATATGGAAATTCTCAACAATAAGATTTTTTCCATTGGAGAAATATTTTTGTccataaatattttgaaaactttataaaatgtctaaaaattttaaggtgCGTTACTTTAATACTTAAGgcgcgtgatttgtatgcttaaggtgcgttagcattgaaacttaagatgttccattttaaaactttaggtgcgtggtttgtgctCTTAATGTGCTTTTTTTGTGTGCTTAatgtgcatggtttgtgtactgaatgtgcaccattttaaaactttaggtgcgcgATTTACGTTCTTTAGGTGATTTGTTTGTGTTCTTTACGTgagtgatttgtgtacttaaggtgcgccattttaatgcttaagttGCGTAACTGTACAACCGCATGGGAAGActcatcataaaaaaaattggaacaaGGTTGTCTCCAATTTTAAGATTGTGTATAATTGCTGATGTGTTGAACACTAAATTTTAGTTAATGTTATATAGGAGAGAGATAGCTCAGAATAACGTGAGCTCTTGCGTGGCATTTTCGTATATGGAAATTCTCAACAATCAGATTTCTTTCCATTGGAGAAATATTTTTGTGCATagatttttgaaaactttataaaatgtctaaaaagTTTTAGGTGTGCTTCTTTAATGCCTAAGGTGCGTCAgcattgaaacttaaggtgtctcatttaaaactttaggtgcgtggtttgtgctcttaagttgctttgtttgtatgtttaaggtgcatggtttgtgtactgaaggtgcaccattttaaaaccttaggtgcatgatttgtgttctttaggtgttttgtttgtgttcTTTACGTgagtgatttgtgtacttaaggtgcgtcattttaatgcttaagttGCGTAACTGCACAACTGCATGGGAATACTcaccataaaaaaaattggaacaaGGTTGTCTCCAATTTTAAGATTGTGTGTAATTGCTGATGTGTTGAACACTGAATTTTAGTCAATGTTATATAGGAGAGAGATAGCTCTGTTTAATGTGAGCTCTTGCGTTGCATTTTCGTATATGGAAATTCTCAACAGTAAGATTTTTTCCAACAGAACAGTATAGACCAAAACGGCCCCCTACACGGCCCATGTAGGGGGCCATTTTGGTGACGCGGAACAAATATCAGGAGGGACCCACATGGGCCGTGTGGGTACCCGTTTTGTTTTTCCCAGTTTGCTTCGTGCTCCGTTTTGCACTCCGCTACTCCTCTCCCTCCTTGAGTGGGATTCTAAATTATCAAAATTGATCCAAAGCAATCCAATATGCTTATTTCACTACTCCTTGTGGAGAATTTCACCtataaacacaaaaacacacaaacgagtAATAAATCCCACTCAAGTATCAACACTGTACTTAACTACAAAAATAGATGAAATAAGGGGTGAAAAGGTGTTTAGAAATAGAGTTATCAATGTGCTGCAAGAAGAAATGTTCTGACTGCTCTTCAAAGGTTAAACATTGCTATTGATGTAGCTTCAGCATTGAATTATCTTCACAATGATTGTGAACCCATTATTCATTGTGATTTGAAACtgagtaatatttttcttgATAAGGACTTAACTGCTCATGTTGGAGATTTTGAATCATTAATGTTTTGTTTACCAACAATTGAAGATTCATCTAGTACTGTCAGATTAAATGGGACCATAGGCTACGTTCCACCAGGTAActaacatatttttaattaaataaagctTTACCATGTAGTCATATACTAGCTAAATAAGGATAAATCACATTATTTCTATAAACTTCCAGTTATGGTTTAGTTCTTTACCAAACTATAATAGATGCTTTATTTTTACgtttgatttaatttgttttttcttggcaaattattttgatCTAGAATATGCGACAAGCATAAATGCACCAACATTTGGAGATATATATAGTTATGGAATTCTTTTGTTGGAAATATTCACTGCAAAGCGAGTCATAGATTTATTCAATGATGAATGTAGTCTCTATAAATATGTAGCATCAGCACTGCTAGAGCAAATGATGAAGATCGTAGACCCATTGCTTCTAATATACCTAGAAAGAAACCATGTATGGATGTGATAAAATGTTGGACAGTGATGGAAATTTGCTTTAAATTAAGGAGAGAGATGCGtactttctttttctccatcttCAAAACCAGGCTCTCTTGTGCTTCTACATCCCCATTGGATCGAATACTTATGAAAGATGTTATCATCGAGTTACAGAATATCAAAAAGAGCTTCATGTATAAGAACAAGCAAACACCCTCTATTGCATAGAATATCTCTAGATTTTTTTGTATTGATATTGTACTTTCCCAGGATTCAtcttttgttttgatttatgAATATCCTAATATCAAGTGGTAAATTATTTTAACCatgcataattaaaatattttttaaaaaatgaatcattttctaaaaattattttttgaaaaatatttttcaggatttcaaagtgacatttagtgtaatataaaaatatagagaaTATTTGTTGCTTCATATTACAACAGAAGAATCCAAAAAAGTTTATAGCAAAAGAAACACAGAGTAACATTTATTAGTCCAAATAAATAACAAACTTAACATAATTGCTAGCTCACCAGCAGAAACATTGTTAAATCACAAGACATAtatgtttgtttaattttatgcaaAGAAGGTTTTCTTAATCTTCTGTAATTCCCTGCTCACTTCATTCATATGCATGCGATCCATTGGTGATCTTGAAGCACAAGTGAGTCCAATTTTGAAGATGGAGAGGAAGAAGTTATGCACCTtgctctcttcaatttctacCAAATTGTCATCATTCTCCAACTCTTCATTTTGTCTTATTCCAAGGTTGCTTTCATGGCATGCTAGAAGCAATGGGTCAACAATTTTCATCACTTGCTCCGATAATGCTGCCTCAACATACTCATAGAGACTCTCACATCCACCATTCATGAATAAAGCATCTGTGGGTCTTTTACCTGTGAACATTTCCAACAAAAGGATTCCAAAGCTATACACATCTCCAAAAGTTGATGCCTTTGCTCCTATGCCGTACTCTAGATCCAAATTATTtgtgaaaacaaacaaaatcaaatgaaaaaaaattaatcgagcattttaattttttggaaaGAACTTCTTCAACATAAGATATGATATatgaatatgactttttctcttAAGCTAGCTAACTATGGAAACAAGTGATAAAGTTTATGACAATATTCTTACCTGGTGGAACATAACCAATTGACCCCTTTAATCCAATGGTACTACTTTGTTCACCAATTGGATCTCCAACTGTACGTGAATAAAGTCTTGATATACCAAAGTCTCCAACATGAGCAGTTAAGTCTTTGTCAAGCAGAATGTTACTTGGCTTTAGATCACAATGAATAACTGTGGGTTCACAATCATCATGGAGATAATGCAATGCACAAGCTACATCAATTGCAATGTTTAACCTTTGAAGAACACTTAGAACAGTTGTCTTTGCATTATATGAATGTGTATGCAACCACATATCCAAATCCCCATTTTCCATGAACTCATAAACCAAAGCTTTGAATTGATTACCTGCAAAATCACAACTCGAGTAGCAAGTCAAAATTGGAACAAGATTTCGGTGGCGTATGTTCTTCAACACTTTACATTCTGCAAGAAAGCTCTTTGTAGCTCCATTTTTTAGAAGGTCAAGTACCTTCACCGCAGTTATATGTTCTCCTCCACCTTGATTAAATCTTCCTTTGTAAACAGAGCCAAAACTTTCCGAACTGATCAAATTTGTCTCAGAGAAACCATCAGTAGCTTGATGCAGGTCTCTATAAGGGATTTTGGAAAGCTTTTCAACTTTGGATGGCTTAGTTGATTCCGCCCTTTTTTGTTTCCTCCAACACAATGTTAGAAAAACAATGAATGATGCAAACACCAGAGCCGAGCAAATACATGTgaaaataataatcataagCTTTAAATGCTTTCtgtgttttcttttcttcacaGGACATGGAGGCAACTTTAGCTCAGGTATACCACCACATAGCTTTTTGTTTCCAAGCAATGATATATTGGTTGCCACTGCAAACACTCCAACTGTTGGTACCTCCCCCTCTAGATCATTGAAAGAAATGTTCAAATATTGCAATAGAGAAAGCTTTTGGAGGTCTCTCGGTATCTCTCCAGTCAACTTGTTGTTTGAGATATCCAAATACATAATGCTTTTTAAGGAAACCAAAGAAGGTGGGACTTTACCTTCAAAGAGGTTATCATGCATATCAAGATATTCAAGGCTCAAACAATCTCCAATTGTATCTGGAATTTTGCCTGACAATTTATTTCCAGAGATGTCTAAAGCATTTAGTGTTTTCAATTTGCCCACAGCAGGAGATAACAGACCAGTGAAAGAATTACGGGAAAGGTAAAGGTACTTAGACAAAGATGGCAAATTAAAAACTTGTTGAGGAATGGTGCCATCTAGTTTGTTATTGTTCATGTACCATTCATTCAAGTACCTGAAGTTTTCCACATTTGATGGTATATTGCCTTGAAAATTGTTGTTACCCAAATCAATTGCAACTAGAGAAGTAAGGTTAAAAAGAGTGAGAAGTAAGGTTAAAAAGAGTGAGTGGCAATTTTCCAGATAATTGATTTCCATCAAGACTCAAACCTTGCAGTTTATGCAATTCACCTATCTCACTAGGAATAATACCTGATAATAGATTGACTCCTGCCCTAAAAGCGATCAAGCTAACTAGATTTTTTATTCCTTTAGGTATTGTACCAAATATCTTATTATCCTCTAGATTTAGGGAATGGAGTTTGGATGAGAGGTTAGCTATGGTGTTTGGCAATTTACCTTCAAATCTATTTCCAGAAATGGAAAATACATTTAAATTACTACAATTGGACAGAGATGCTATAAAAGCCAAGTCATTGAGAGGATCATTGCTACCAAGAAGATTGCGCCCAAGGTTCAAACGTTGAAGATCTTTTAACCTTCCAATATTATCTGGAACTTTACCTACAAGATGGTTTCCTGGTAGCGTAAGAATTTGAAGCTTAGAGGCGTTGGGAAATGAAATTGGGATGGTTCCATGGAATTTGTTGGCAGCAAAATAAAAGCCTTCCAAGTTTGGCATGGTGTCTCCTATGTAGCTTGGAATGGTCCCTTCAAGTGAGTTTAGGTTTACTGAAAAAGTTCGTATAGAAGTCATATTGAAGAAAGAAGGAGATAGTGTACCAGTGAAATTGTTGATGGCAAGTGAAAGGACATTTAAACCCCAACACCGCGTAATCTCATGTGGAATACGTCCCTCCAAATGATTCATCCTCAAGTTCAATACACGAAGTGATGACAAATTCCCAATAGTGGGAGGAATTCCACCTGTCAATCTGTTTCTACCCAGAGAGAGGTTTTGTAGCTTCTTCAAGTTAGCTAGGAATTGGAATGCAGTAGGGAGGTTCCCCTGGAGGTCATTTCGATTAAAATAGAGTTCCCTAAGGTGTATGCAGCTGCTGAGATTAAGCTTAGCCACTTCTCCCGTCAGTGCATTCCTGGACAGGACGAGAGATCTTAGTCGAAACAGACCACCAATCTCTCCTGGAATTTCGCCGTACAAATTATTGTCACTGAGATGAAGAGCCCTGAGGAAAGTGAGATTTCCAATATGAGGAGATATGGTTCCCACCAACCCCATCCTAGGAAGCTCCAAACCCACAACTCGTCGGTGTCGATGGTCGCAGCTCACTCCTTGCCAACCACAATGGTGCACAGAGTGATTCCAGGAGTTAAGAACTTCTACTCCATTGGGATCATCAGAAGAAATGCGGTGTTTAAACTCTAAAAGAGCAAGTCTATCGGTTTCATTTGATGATGCAAAGGAGGAAGTGGGAATAAGGGTAACACCGCAAAACAGAAGAAGATGGAGAGTAGAAAGAGCAGCTGATGAGAAATAAAAGAATGAGAGGGTTTTGTGATGCCTCATCTTCAATTCTCTCAGCtatatacaattcaaaaagATGGATTATTTAATTAGATAAACAAGAGAGTGGGATATGATGTGTGTTTTTGTCACAGTACAGggtgtatgtatattatattgtttatatagAGATCCTAAATGAAGATGGAATGTGATATTCGTACTGTTAATTGGTAGGTAAGTTGAAAAGCGGAGGAGGAAAATCTCATAGTGGAATATGGTGGATAGAGTGTGTAACAAGATCGGGTCATAGCATCttgtgaaaagaaaaaggacaaATTATGCTAAAGTGGACgtgtctatgttcacaattttaaaaatgaccTAGACTATTCGTAATAGCGGGAGCTGAATGCTTGAACGGTAGACTGTTAGCCATATTTGgttcatacttgactcagaatcATAGATGGTTGACCGTTAGTCATATTtggctcatacttgactcagaactcTAGATGGGGTGTATTGGTGTCTACtaagcagtatgagtaccgtaaACTGTATGTACTATATAATGAATATCTCGTATCCCATCAATTcaggtttatataggcacaTAGTCTGATTGAATAACAACTTCTAGTTAAAACCAATGTTAAAAccctttttaataaaattataaatttatttaatattttgaccTTGGATTTGTAAAAAATCAATGTTATATGTCCAACGTTGTAggtgatttctgtagtagtgaaagTTGttgttttgttatatttgttgtAGTTGTTGTTGGTGAAACTTTTTGTATTCACTCAAAACACGAGTAACGACCCATGCAATTCGGAACATCTGTGGACCCTATAAACATTTGTTAAATATTCAGAATGGCTTAATGCCATAGATCAGGAATTTAATACTCTCTTACATAAT contains the following coding sequences:
- the LOC116004763 gene encoding probable LRR receptor-like serine/threonine-protein kinase At3g47570, translating into MRHHKTLSFFYFSSAALSTLHLLLFCGVTLIPTSSFASSNETDRLALLEFKHRISSDDPNGVEVLNSWNHSVHHCGWQGVSCDHRHRRVVGLELPRMGLVGTISPHIGNLTFLRALHLSDNNLYGEIPGEIGGLFRLRSLVLSRNALTGEVAKLNLSSCIHLRELYFNRNDLQGNLPTAFQFLANLKKLQNLSLGRNRLTGGIPPTIGNLSSLRVLNLRMNHLEGRIPHEITRCWGLNVLSLAINNFTGTLSPSFFNMTSIRTFSVNLNSLEGTIPSYIGDTMPNLEGFYFAANKFHGTIPISFPNASKLQILTLPGNHLVGKVPDNIGRLKDLQRLNLGRNLLGSNDPLNDLAFIASLSNCSNLNVFSISGNRFEVAIDLGNNNFQGNIPSNVENFRYLNEWYMNNNKLDGTIPQQVFNLPSLSKYLYLSRNSFTGLLSPAVGKLKTLNALDISGNKLSGKIPDTIGDCLSLEYLDMHDNLFEGKVPPSLVSLKSIMYLDISNNKLTGEIPRDLQKLSLLQYLNISFNDLEGEVPTVGVFAVATNISLLGNKKLCGGIPELKLPPCPVKKRKHRKHLKLMIIIFTCICSALVFASFIVFLTLCWRKQKRAESTKPSKVEKLSKIPYRDLHQATDGFSETNLISSESFGSVYKGRFNQGGGEHITAVKVLDLLKNGATKSFLAECKVLKNIRHRNLVPILTCYSSCDFAGNQFKALVYEFMENGDLDMWLHTHSYNAKTTVLSVLQRLNIAIDVACALHYLHDDCEPTVIHCDLKPSNILLDKDLTAHVGDFGISRLYSRTVGDPIGEQSSTIGLKGSIGYVPPGKNIVINFITCFHKYGIGAKASTFGDVYSFGILLLEMFTGKRPTDALFMNGGCESLYEYVEAALSEQVMKIVDPLLLACHESNLGIRQNEELENDDNLVEIEESKVHNFFLSIFKIGLTCASRSPMDRMHMNEVSRELQKIKKTFFA